In the genome of Massilia sp. PAMC28688, one region contains:
- a CDS encoding 6-phosphofructokinase: protein MSSGKILVAQGGGPTAVINQSMVGVVLEARRFANVTKVYGALHGVRGIVNQDFLDLTQETTANLELVAATPSSALGSTRDKPDAAYCAKIFESLRAHQIEHFFYIGGNDSSDTVRIVSLEAQKHGYPLRCIHIPKTIDNDLVGNDHTPGFPSAARFVAQAFAGANLDNASLPGVYVGVVMGRHAGFLTAAAALGRKFPDDGPHLIYLPERTFVLENFLADVKAMYDKHGRCVVAVSEGIHDASGEAIATLLAAEVERDAHGNVQLSGTGALADLLCDEIKSKLGIKRVRGDTFGYLQRSFSGCVSDVDQREAREVGEKAVQFAMWGERDGSVAIKRSGDYAVDYELVALESVAGKTRVMEDELISASGTDVTPAFIRYLKPLLGAGMPDAHRLRAARVKKIGA from the coding sequence ATGTCGTCAGGAAAAATTCTGGTTGCCCAGGGTGGCGGCCCGACCGCCGTCATCAACCAATCGATGGTGGGCGTGGTGCTGGAAGCGCGCCGCTTCGCCAATGTCACCAAGGTGTATGGCGCACTGCACGGCGTGCGCGGCATTGTCAACCAGGACTTCCTGGACCTGACGCAGGAAACCACGGCCAATCTGGAACTGGTGGCGGCCACGCCATCGTCGGCCCTGGGCTCGACCCGCGACAAGCCTGATGCGGCCTACTGCGCGAAGATTTTTGAATCGCTGCGCGCGCACCAGATCGAGCATTTTTTCTACATTGGCGGGAACGATTCGTCCGACACGGTGCGCATCGTCAGCCTGGAAGCGCAAAAGCATGGCTATCCCCTGCGCTGCATCCATATCCCCAAGACCATCGACAACGACCTGGTTGGCAATGACCACACGCCTGGCTTTCCGTCGGCCGCGCGCTTCGTGGCCCAGGCCTTTGCCGGTGCCAACCTGGACAACGCTTCGCTGCCCGGCGTGTACGTGGGCGTGGTGATGGGTCGCCACGCGGGCTTTCTGACCGCGGCCGCGGCGCTTGGCCGCAAGTTCCCGGACGACGGCCCACATCTGATCTATCTGCCGGAGCGCACCTTCGTGCTGGAGAACTTCCTGGCCGACGTCAAGGCCATGTATGACAAGCATGGCCGCTGCGTGGTAGCGGTGTCCGAAGGCATTCACGATGCGTCCGGCGAAGCCATTGCCACCCTGCTGGCCGCGGAAGTGGAGCGCGACGCCCACGGCAATGTGCAGCTATCGGGCACCGGGGCGCTGGCGGACCTGCTGTGCGATGAAATCAAGTCAAAGCTGGGCATCAAGCGGGTACGCGGCGACACCTTTGGCTACCTGCAGCGCAGCTTCAGCGGCTGCGTGTCGGACGTGGACCAGCGCGAAGCGCGCGAGGTGGGCGAAAAAGCCGTGCAGTTTGCCATGTGGGGCGAGCGCGACGGGTCGGTGGCGATCAAGCGCAGCGGCGACTACGCCGTCGACTACGAGCTGGTGGCGCTCGAATCGGTGGCCGGCAAGACGCGCGTGATGGAAGATGAGTTGATCAGCGCCAGCGGGACCGATGTGACGCCAGCGTTCATCCGCTACCTCAAGCCGCTGCTCGGTGCCGGCATGCCGGACGCGCATCGCCTGCGCGCCGCGCGGGTGAAAAAGATCGGCGCGTAG